Proteins encoded in a region of the Streptomyces sp. NBC_01471 genome:
- a CDS encoding class I adenylate-forming enzyme family protein — protein sequence MNPKNERAELAADQRLGVGNVLTTLIERGTLLDTPTLTFDTEVDGHPAWQALTLAELGERVAARAAALHTLGVGPRDPVAVWVTEGADQVLSYLALVRIGAIPALVNGRLPAGQAAEYIRRLGAVGVIADAPHRSALTSAGATTAFLAAPADLGGGDAARAPGPYRHHGNEPVVITHSSGTTGLPKAVTHSHHSLFAAIRHRLSLPKGQGLDRMLGALPSAHAATVIAVNLALTNRAQLAVLSQQSGPAVLDAIESWQPQSVLGFAATWSELAGEDFSARDLGSVRTWWNTGDCAHESHIRKLIAVGTRESVTTRGRERRAGSFFVDGLGSSEMGHSQFFITHTPDTGRYGRCIGKPHAFSDVAVVGDDGEKLGAGQVGQLAVSAPTLSLGYWNDSVTTYRTRRDGYFLTGDLVFHDEDGYYYHVDRLVDAVDLGEGGKLYTMLCEEQILADCADVRECTVVAVRNEGRVATSVLLVLDPTADQEADRTGEVLSALAPQVARTVERVVVVSPDSIPLGATGKVRKVLLRRRFLDGELLGQETAAGQVAA from the coding sequence ATGAATCCCAAGAACGAGCGCGCGGAACTCGCCGCCGACCAGCGGTTGGGCGTGGGCAACGTACTCACCACGCTGATCGAACGCGGCACCCTTCTCGACACGCCCACACTGACCTTCGACACCGAGGTGGACGGCCACCCGGCCTGGCAGGCCCTGACGCTGGCCGAGCTGGGGGAACGGGTGGCCGCCCGGGCGGCCGCGCTGCACACGCTCGGGGTCGGGCCCCGGGACCCGGTCGCCGTCTGGGTGACCGAGGGAGCCGACCAGGTGCTCAGCTACCTGGCACTCGTCCGGATCGGAGCGATTCCCGCACTCGTCAACGGCAGACTCCCCGCCGGGCAGGCCGCCGAGTACATCAGGCGGCTGGGAGCCGTCGGCGTCATCGCCGACGCCCCGCACCGGTCCGCCCTGACCTCGGCGGGGGCCACCACGGCGTTCCTCGCGGCCCCTGCCGACCTGGGCGGCGGCGACGCGGCCCGGGCTCCCGGCCCGTACCGGCACCACGGCAACGAACCCGTGGTCATCACCCACTCCTCCGGGACCACGGGCCTGCCCAAGGCCGTGACCCACTCGCACCACAGCCTGTTCGCGGCGATCCGCCACCGCCTGTCGCTGCCCAAGGGCCAGGGGCTCGACCGGATGCTCGGCGCCCTGCCGTCGGCGCACGCGGCCACCGTGATCGCCGTCAACCTCGCCCTGACCAACCGGGCCCAACTGGCCGTCCTCTCACAGCAGTCAGGGCCCGCGGTGCTGGACGCGATCGAGTCCTGGCAGCCGCAGAGCGTCCTCGGCTTCGCCGCCACCTGGTCGGAGCTGGCGGGCGAGGACTTCTCGGCCCGCGACCTCGGCTCCGTACGCACCTGGTGGAACACCGGTGACTGCGCGCACGAGTCCCACATCCGCAAGCTCATCGCCGTGGGCACCCGGGAATCGGTCACCACCCGCGGCCGGGAGCGCCGCGCCGGATCCTTCTTCGTGGACGGACTCGGCTCGTCGGAGATGGGCCACTCCCAGTTCTTCATCACGCACACCCCCGACACCGGGCGCTACGGCCGGTGCATCGGCAAGCCGCACGCCTTCTCGGACGTGGCCGTCGTCGGTGACGACGGGGAGAAGCTGGGCGCCGGCCAGGTCGGGCAGCTCGCCGTCAGCGCGCCGACGCTCTCGCTCGGTTACTGGAACGACTCGGTCACCACCTACCGCACCCGCAGGGACGGCTACTTCCTGACCGGTGACCTCGTGTTCCACGACGAGGACGGCTACTACTACCACGTGGACCGGCTGGTGGACGCGGTCGATCTGGGCGAGGGCGGCAAGCTCTACACGATGCTGTGCGAGGAGCAGATCCTGGCCGACTGCGCGGACGTGCGGGAGTGCACGGTCGTCGCCGTGCGGAACGAGGGGAGGGTCGCCACCTCGGTCCTGCTGGTGCTCGACCCCACGGCGGACCAGGAGGCCGACCGCACCGGGGAGGTCCTGTCCGCCCTGGCGCCCCAGGTCGCGCGCACGGTCGAGCGCGTGGTGGTGGTCAGCCCGGACAGCATCCCGCTCGGCGCGACCGGCAAGGTGCGCAAGGTCCTGCTGCGCCGGCGGTTCCTCGACGGTGAGCTGCTCGGCCAGGAGACCGCGGCCGGGCAGGTGGCCGCCTGA
- a CDS encoding beta-ketoacyl synthase — translation MAASTAGPAAVITGLGTFTPLGRGAADLFDAVSNGKSGLRRPPAGHLLDGTLDVAGIAPGIEAAEVLPRSEGRLVDRYVLMALAAADDALADSGIVVGQDVDPHRVAVIVSSGAGGLTTYEEQTQARAQRGPTAVSPYLLPGMLPNMAAARIAIKYGIRGWSSAMATACAAGAHAVAEAARLIRYGEADVVVCGGAEAPLNPTSALAFAHARALASGWDDPEAASRPFDRRRNGFVLAEGAGVLVVERAEHADARGAAGYADLLGWGATTDAYRPTAPRPDGEGAALSMRGALRTSGMVPEDVGYVNAHGTATKLGDVAETKAIRSVFGAHAPAVSGTKSMTGHLLGGSGAVEAAICALALARGVLPPTHNLDEVDPACEADHVRGEARRGRIDAAISNSFAFGGHNVSLLFGTASTRKKRQGGDYA, via the coding sequence ATGGCCGCGAGCACGGCGGGCCCGGCCGCCGTCATCACCGGACTCGGCACCTTCACGCCGCTGGGGCGTGGCGCGGCGGACCTGTTCGACGCGGTGAGCAACGGCAAGTCCGGTCTGCGCAGACCCCCGGCCGGACACCTCCTCGACGGCACGCTGGACGTGGCCGGCATCGCGCCGGGGATCGAGGCCGCCGAAGTGCTCCCCAGGAGCGAGGGCCGGCTGGTCGACCGCTATGTGCTGATGGCCCTGGCCGCGGCCGACGACGCGCTCGCCGACTCGGGGATCGTGGTGGGACAGGACGTCGACCCGCACCGGGTCGCAGTGATCGTCTCCAGTGGCGCCGGCGGTCTCACCACGTACGAGGAGCAGACCCAGGCCCGCGCGCAGCGCGGCCCGACGGCGGTCAGCCCCTATCTGCTGCCCGGGATGCTGCCGAACATGGCCGCGGCCCGCATCGCCATCAAGTACGGCATACGGGGGTGGAGTTCGGCCATGGCCACGGCCTGCGCCGCCGGTGCGCACGCGGTGGCCGAAGCGGCCCGGCTGATCCGGTACGGCGAGGCCGACGTGGTGGTGTGCGGGGGTGCCGAGGCACCGCTCAATCCCACATCCGCGCTCGCGTTCGCGCATGCCAGGGCGCTGGCGAGCGGCTGGGACGACCCCGAGGCGGCCAGCCGGCCCTTCGACCGCCGCCGCAACGGGTTCGTCCTGGCGGAGGGCGCGGGCGTCCTGGTCGTCGAGCGCGCCGAGCACGCGGACGCCCGCGGGGCGGCCGGGTACGCCGATCTCCTCGGCTGGGGGGCCACGACCGACGCGTACCGGCCCACCGCGCCACGGCCGGACGGCGAGGGGGCCGCGCTCAGCATGCGTGGGGCGCTGAGGACGTCCGGGATGGTGCCCGAGGACGTCGGTTACGTCAACGCCCATGGCACGGCGACCAAGTTGGGCGACGTGGCCGAGACCAAGGCCATCCGGTCCGTCTTCGGCGCGCACGCGCCCGCCGTCAGCGGTACCAAGTCGATGACGGGTCATCTGCTGGGCGGATCCGGGGCGGTGGAGGCCGCCATCTGCGCGCTCGCCCTCGCGCGGGGCGTCCTCCCGCCCACCCACAACCTCGACGAGGTGGACCCGGCGTGCGAGGCGGACCACGTGCGGGGTGAGGCCCGGCGCGGGCGGATCGACGCCGCGATCTCCAACTCGTTCGCCTTCGGCGGCCACAACGTCAGCTTGCTCTTCGGTACAGCCAGCACTCGTAAGAAGCGTCAGGGAGGGGATTACGCGTGA
- the hppD gene encoding 4-hydroxyphenylpyruvate dioxygenase gives MNIGAVDHIEFYVGDAQQTAFYLCTAFGFRVRGQAGPETGHGDRRSLLLSQGGTDIVLTSALSPDHPAARYVALHGDGVANIAFEVTDTVRALAEAVGRGATVVEEAETFRRDGTEVVTASVLGFGDVAHRLVQRSGDRSDFLPGVMDIFADDPEENAQLLHTVDHAAVCLPAGELCPTVAFYEKVFGFSQIFEEFIEVGEQAMDSKVVQSPSGKVTFTLIEPVADRQPGQIDAFLARHGGAGVQHLALLTDDIVTTVPALEARGVKFLETPDTYYDELTARMGRPELRIEDLRRTSVLVDQDHWGQVFQIFTQSMHVRKTFFWEVIDRHGARTFGSGNIKALYEAVAREKALA, from the coding sequence GTGAACATCGGAGCCGTAGACCACATCGAGTTCTATGTCGGAGACGCCCAGCAGACGGCGTTCTATCTGTGCACGGCGTTCGGATTCCGGGTGCGCGGCCAGGCAGGGCCGGAGACGGGGCACGGGGACCGGCGCTCGCTGCTGCTGAGCCAGGGCGGCACCGACATCGTGCTGACCTCCGCGCTCTCCCCGGACCACCCGGCGGCCCGGTACGTGGCGCTGCACGGGGACGGCGTGGCCAACATCGCCTTCGAGGTGACCGACACCGTGCGGGCCCTGGCCGAGGCGGTCGGCCGGGGCGCCACCGTCGTCGAGGAGGCGGAGACCTTCCGCCGGGACGGCACGGAGGTCGTCACGGCCAGTGTGCTCGGCTTCGGCGACGTCGCCCACCGGCTGGTGCAGCGGAGCGGGGACCGCAGCGACTTCCTGCCCGGGGTGATGGACATCTTCGCCGACGACCCCGAGGAGAACGCGCAGCTGCTGCACACCGTGGACCATGCGGCGGTCTGCCTGCCGGCGGGGGAACTGTGCCCGACCGTCGCCTTCTACGAGAAGGTCTTCGGGTTCAGCCAGATCTTCGAGGAGTTCATCGAGGTCGGTGAGCAGGCGATGGACTCCAAGGTGGTGCAGAGCCCGTCGGGCAAGGTCACCTTCACTCTCATCGAACCGGTGGCGGACCGCCAGCCGGGGCAGATCGACGCCTTCCTGGCCCGGCACGGCGGTGCCGGGGTACAGCACCTCGCGCTGCTCACCGACGACATCGTCACCACGGTGCCCGCCCTTGAGGCGCGCGGTGTGAAGTTCCTGGAGACGCCCGACACCTACTACGACGAACTGACGGCCCGAATGGGCCGGCCCGAACTGCGGATCGAGGATCTGCGCCGCACCAGTGTGCTGGTCGACCAGGACCACTGGGGCCAGGTCTTCCAGATCTTCACCCAGTCCATGCACGTACGGAAGACCTTCTTCTGGGAGGTCATCGACCGGCACGGGGCGCGCACCTTCGGCAGCGGGAACATCAAGGCCCTCTACGAGGCGGTCGCCCGGGAGAAGGCACTGGCCTGA
- a CDS encoding phytanoyl-CoA dioxygenase family protein, with protein sequence MTAQDSAPFDLTAEERALLPTDEEVAFYAEHGWYLSKKLFTDEETDLLESASERFYSGHRDRTLPARPPKLAYWEPERGEVQRHNDYIHYEDDTIGGILRKPLLGAVAARLAQADEIRVFQSTLIYKPPVAGEQSNIVPWHFDRHYWATSTSERMLTAFIPFHDCGEDMGTITMVDGSHLWKETADNDATSKHFAERDRGELETMLRENAAYNNTEVRKIPVHIPRGHVNFHHCRTYHGSGANVSDRPRRAVSLHLQDGENRYRDFRRSDGTQVSYNHDVLVRRTSGGTPDYSDPEFLPVLWRSS encoded by the coding sequence GTGACTGCTCAGGACTCTGCTCCGTTCGACCTGACCGCCGAGGAGCGTGCGCTCCTCCCCACCGACGAGGAGGTCGCGTTCTACGCCGAGCACGGCTGGTACCTCTCGAAGAAGCTGTTCACCGACGAGGAGACGGATCTCCTGGAGTCGGCCAGTGAGCGCTTCTACTCCGGCCACCGCGACCGCACCCTGCCGGCCCGCCCGCCCAAGCTGGCCTACTGGGAGCCCGAGCGCGGTGAGGTGCAGCGCCACAACGACTACATCCACTACGAGGACGACACCATCGGCGGCATCCTGCGCAAGCCGCTGCTCGGTGCGGTGGCCGCCCGCCTCGCGCAGGCGGACGAGATCAGGGTGTTCCAGTCGACGCTGATCTACAAGCCGCCGGTCGCCGGCGAACAGTCGAACATCGTCCCCTGGCACTTCGACCGGCACTACTGGGCCACGTCCACGTCGGAACGGATGCTCACCGCCTTCATCCCCTTCCACGACTGCGGCGAGGACATGGGCACGATCACGATGGTCGACGGCAGCCACCTGTGGAAGGAGACCGCGGACAACGACGCGACGTCGAAGCACTTCGCCGAGCGTGACCGCGGCGAGCTGGAGACCATGCTCCGGGAGAACGCCGCGTACAACAACACAGAGGTGCGCAAGATCCCCGTCCACATACCCAGGGGGCACGTCAACTTCCACCACTGCCGCACGTACCACGGCAGCGGTGCCAACGTGAGTGACCGCCCCCGCCGGGCGGTCTCCCTCCACCTGCAGGACGGCGAGAACCGGTACCGCGACTTCCGCCGGTCGGACGGCACGCAGGTCTCGTACAACCACGACGTCCTGGTGCGCAGGACCAGCGGTGGTACGCCGGACTACAGCGACCCCGAGTTCCTCCCCGTGCTGTGGCGCAGCAGCTGA
- a CDS encoding prephenate dehydrogenase has translation MAQQLMRSAAVVGTGLIGTSIALALRSQGVTPYLIDANPEAARIAAELGAGVVGAPRVPVDLAVIAVPPQHVASALRDQQLKGLAHDFTDVASVKVRPQSEAAALGCDLTCFVGGHPMAGREQSGPLAAQVDLFRGKPWILTPAGGVGRRTVVRVTELAELCGARPVTMEPDQHDRAMALVSHTPHVVASLLASRLLQGDDSQLRLAGQGVRDATRIAGGDPELWTDILGSNATAVADVLAEFVAELNTVAGALRDLGAEPSREDSAARARLHTALVRGVQGRGRIPGAPVRGVPRAAHPDSEMIGELTR, from the coding sequence GTGGCGCAGCAGCTGATGCGCAGCGCCGCTGTGGTCGGGACGGGCCTGATCGGTACGTCGATCGCCCTGGCTCTGCGGAGCCAGGGCGTGACTCCCTACCTCATCGACGCGAACCCGGAAGCCGCGCGCATCGCGGCCGAACTCGGAGCGGGTGTGGTGGGAGCGCCCCGGGTGCCGGTGGACCTGGCAGTCATCGCGGTGCCGCCCCAGCATGTGGCGTCAGCCCTGCGGGACCAGCAACTCAAGGGTCTGGCGCATGACTTCACCGATGTGGCCAGTGTCAAGGTGCGGCCCCAGTCCGAAGCCGCGGCGCTGGGCTGTGATCTGACCTGCTTCGTGGGCGGCCACCCCATGGCGGGCCGGGAGCAGTCCGGGCCGCTCGCCGCCCAGGTCGATCTCTTCCGGGGCAAGCCCTGGATCCTCACCCCGGCCGGCGGCGTCGGCCGCCGTACGGTCGTCCGGGTCACGGAACTCGCCGAGCTGTGCGGCGCCCGGCCGGTGACGATGGAACCCGACCAGCACGACCGGGCCATGGCCCTCGTGTCGCACACGCCGCACGTGGTCGCGAGTCTCCTCGCCTCCCGGCTCCTGCAGGGGGACGATTCCCAGCTCCGCCTGGCGGGACAGGGCGTGCGGGACGCGACCCGGATAGCCGGTGGTGACCCGGAGCTGTGGACCGACATCCTCGGCTCCAACGCGACAGCGGTCGCGGACGTGCTGGCCGAGTTCGTCGCCGAACTGAACACCGTGGCCGGCGCACTGCGGGACCTGGGGGCTGAACCGTCGCGGGAGGACTCCGCCGCCCGCGCGCGGCTGCACACCGCGCTGGTCCGCGGTGTGCAGGGGCGCGGCCGGATCCCCGGGGCGCCCGTACGCGGTGTCCCCCGCGCCGCACACCCGGACAGCGAGATGATCGGAGAGCTGACAAGGTGA
- a CDS encoding alpha/beta fold hydrolase, translated as MSRGAPLVGAALNALARPAPGLAGRAVYSLFCHPLRRGKVLPPEREVHERAGTATLTVAGKRVRVYRWGTGARPVLMLHGWQSRASRFAGFVPRLEELGLTALSFDTPGHGESSGRTTTILEYREIIGLLQEEYGTFHTVLAHSLGATSAFLALRGGIRAERLVTVSAVKDFGHLPDEFARILGLAGPLHGGLRDRIAQQLFAAVEDPWSLFDATCRPHEIKVPMRIVHDVHDELVPVAQAHALKQAYGDQAELVLTNGLGHRKVLGEQVVIDSAMDFIGGAAGGPAA; from the coding sequence ATGAGCCGGGGGGCGCCGCTCGTCGGTGCGGCCCTGAACGCTCTGGCGCGCCCGGCGCCCGGTCTTGCCGGGAGGGCGGTGTACTCGCTGTTCTGCCATCCGCTCAGGCGCGGCAAGGTGCTGCCCCCCGAGCGCGAGGTGCACGAGCGGGCGGGCACGGCGACGCTGACCGTGGCCGGGAAGCGGGTGCGCGTCTACCGGTGGGGCACCGGCGCGCGCCCCGTGCTCATGCTGCACGGCTGGCAGTCCCGCGCGTCGCGGTTCGCCGGGTTCGTCCCGCGCCTCGAAGAACTCGGTCTGACAGCGCTGTCGTTCGACACCCCGGGGCACGGGGAGTCGTCGGGACGTACCACCACCATCCTTGAGTACCGCGAGATCATCGGTCTCCTCCAGGAGGAGTACGGGACCTTTCACACCGTGCTCGCTCATTCGCTCGGCGCCACCAGCGCGTTCCTGGCGCTGCGCGGCGGGATCCGCGCCGAGCGTCTGGTGACGGTCTCGGCGGTGAAGGATTTCGGCCATCTTCCTGACGAGTTCGCGCGGATCCTCGGGCTCGCCGGCCCGCTCCACGGCGGTCTGCGGGACCGGATCGCACAGCAGTTGTTCGCGGCGGTCGAGGATCCCTGGTCGCTGTTCGACGCCACCTGCCGGCCCCACGAGATCAAGGTGCCCATGCGGATCGTGCACGACGTGCACGACGAACTGGTGCCGGTCGCGCAGGCGCACGCCCTGAAGCAGGCGTACGGGGACCAGGCGGAGCTGGTCCTGACGAACGGGCTCGGGCACCGCAAGGTACTGGGTGAGCAGGTGGTCATCGACAGCGCGATGGACTTCATCGGCGGGGCCGCCGGCGGGCCCGCCGCGTAG
- a CDS encoding MFS transporter, translating into MTTASPPSRDAGPAGTTDREDGTQEHDVAASPVAKRALLVASGATFLAVLDTTVVNIAFPDLRADFPDASLAQLTWVVTAYTVVFAALLAVAGRIADVIGRKKLFLFSTALFTVASLLSGAAVGVPMLIAARALQGVAAAGMIPSALGLVLQHTPAARRQVALGVWGAVGSMAAAVGPSLGGLLVDAWGWRSVFLINLPLGIVIVAGAARLSGDTAGGRRLPDPLGTLALALGVGGVVFGVTQGTDWGWGSGRVVGLLTGGAVLLAAALLLSRRHVAPAIEWDLWRSRSFAATNVTSLLFGAAMYSYLLSTLLFLNAVWGYSELKAGLAVTPGAFSAAIGALVVGRRVGPQSQWAAALFGSLLFGGSCAAMYLLLGTEQRYLGVWLPIGVVAGIGIGAALTAISNAATASLAPERFASGTGLMMTARQIGGALGIAVLAAVLERYDVLDDQGYLRVFLACAIGSVAAAAVAPAIRAGARKSA; encoded by the coding sequence ATGACCACCGCCTCACCTCCCTCGCGGGACGCGGGACCGGCCGGGACCACGGACCGGGAGGACGGCACGCAGGAGCACGACGTCGCCGCCTCCCCGGTCGCGAAGCGGGCCCTGCTCGTCGCGTCCGGGGCCACGTTCCTCGCGGTGCTCGACACCACGGTCGTGAACATCGCCTTCCCCGACCTGCGGGCCGACTTCCCCGACGCGTCGCTGGCCCAGCTGACCTGGGTCGTCACGGCGTACACCGTCGTGTTCGCGGCCCTGCTCGCCGTCGCGGGCAGGATCGCCGACGTCATCGGGCGCAAGAAGCTGTTCCTCTTCTCCACCGCCCTGTTCACCGTCGCTTCGCTGCTGAGCGGGGCCGCCGTCGGCGTTCCCATGCTCATCGCGGCCAGGGCGCTGCAAGGCGTGGCGGCCGCCGGGATGATCCCGTCGGCGCTGGGTCTCGTCCTGCAGCACACCCCGGCGGCCCGGCGGCAGGTCGCGCTCGGTGTCTGGGGCGCGGTCGGCAGCATGGCGGCGGCCGTGGGCCCGAGCCTGGGCGGGCTGCTGGTGGACGCATGGGGCTGGCGCAGTGTCTTCCTGATCAATCTGCCGCTCGGCATCGTGATCGTGGCGGGCGCCGCCCGGCTCTCCGGCGACACCGCCGGCGGCCGCAGGCTCCCCGACCCGCTGGGGACGCTGGCCCTGGCCCTGGGCGTCGGCGGGGTGGTGTTCGGTGTGACCCAGGGGACGGACTGGGGCTGGGGCAGCGGGCGGGTCGTCGGACTGCTGACCGGCGGTGCGGTACTCCTCGCGGCGGCTCTCCTGCTCTCCCGGCGGCACGTCGCCCCCGCCATCGAGTGGGACCTCTGGCGCAGCCGCTCCTTCGCGGCCACGAACGTCACGTCGCTGCTCTTCGGCGCGGCCATGTACTCCTACCTGCTCTCGACGCTGCTGTTCCTCAACGCGGTGTGGGGTTACTCGGAGCTGAAGGCCGGCCTCGCGGTGACGCCGGGCGCCTTCAGTGCGGCGATCGGCGCCCTGGTGGTGGGACGGCGGGTGGGCCCGCAGTCCCAGTGGGCGGCAGCGCTCTTCGGATCGCTGCTCTTCGGCGGTTCGTGCGCGGCGATGTACCTGCTGCTCGGGACCGAGCAGCGCTACCTCGGCGTGTGGCTGCCGATCGGCGTCGTGGCGGGCATCGGCATCGGCGCCGCGCTGACGGCGATCTCCAACGCGGCCACGGCGTCCCTGGCCCCCGAGCGCTTCGCCTCCGGAACGGGACTGATGATGACGGCCCGGCAGATCGGCGGGGCGCTGGGCATCGCGGTCCTGGCTGCCGTCCTCGAACGCTACGACGTCCTCGACGACCAGGGCTACCTCCGGGTCTTCCTCGCCTGCGCCATCGGGTCCGTCGCGGCTGCCGCCGTCGCCCCGGCGATCCGCGCGGGGGCCCGGAAGTCCGCGTGA
- a CDS encoding acyl-ACP desaturase: MPPIDRSDRSTARAEHSLLAELQPVVESNLHRHLGVAREWFPHEYIPWSRGRNFDGRLGGEPWAPSEATLPDVARTSLVVNLLTEDNLPGYHFAVAEFGKDGAWGTWVDRWTAEEARHGTALRDYLLVTRAVDPKALERARMVHMSAGYDRPDGFSALHAIAYAAFQELATRISHRNTGQVSADPDCDALLARIAADENLHMVFYRNLVDAAFELAPDIALRVVRDVVMGFEMPGSTIKDFRRKSAEIAIAGIYDLRLHHDSVLMPILRTLRVFERGGIGPDGEAAREELASFMGQLDKKATSFTDRREGIRAARAQRQAATV; encoded by the coding sequence ATGCCTCCCATCGACCGATCCGACCGCTCCACGGCCCGGGCCGAGCACTCCTTGCTGGCCGAGCTGCAACCGGTGGTGGAGAGCAACCTCCACCGCCACCTCGGGGTCGCCAGGGAATGGTTCCCGCACGAGTACATCCCGTGGTCCCGGGGCCGGAACTTCGACGGCCGGCTGGGCGGCGAGCCATGGGCCCCGTCCGAGGCCACGCTCCCGGACGTCGCCCGTACGTCCCTGGTCGTCAACCTGCTCACGGAGGACAACCTCCCCGGATACCACTTCGCGGTGGCCGAGTTCGGCAAGGACGGCGCCTGGGGCACCTGGGTCGACCGCTGGACGGCGGAGGAGGCACGGCACGGCACGGCGCTGCGCGACTACCTCCTGGTCACCCGGGCCGTCGACCCCAAGGCCCTCGAACGGGCCCGGATGGTCCACATGTCGGCCGGCTACGACCGCCCCGACGGCTTCAGCGCCCTGCACGCGATCGCGTACGCCGCGTTCCAGGAACTCGCCACGCGGATCTCCCACCGCAACACCGGCCAGGTGAGCGCCGATCCGGACTGCGACGCGCTGCTCGCCCGGATCGCCGCGGACGAGAACCTGCACATGGTCTTCTACCGCAACCTGGTGGACGCCGCTTTCGAGCTGGCACCGGACATCGCCCTGCGGGTCGTCCGCGACGTGGTCATGGGTTTCGAGATGCCGGGCTCGACCATCAAGGACTTCCGCCGCAAGTCCGCGGAGATCGCCATCGCCGGCATCTACGACCTCCGGCTGCACCACGACAGTGTGCTGATGCCGATCCTGCGCACGCTGAGGGTCTTCGAGCGGGGCGGTATCGGCCCGGACGGCGAGGCGGCCCGTGAGGAACTCGCTTCCTTCATGGGGCAGTTGGACAAGAAGGCGACCTCCTTCACCGATCGGCGAGAAGGCATCAGGGCGGCGCGCGCCCAGCGGCAGGCGGCGACCGTCTGA
- a CDS encoding 4Fe-4S dicluster domain-containing protein, whose translation MTHVVTEQCVRCKFTECVTYCPVACFREADTFLVIDPAECIDCGNCVEACPADAIYPEGELTPELLPALEWNARLAARLPLATTHIEPLPDGEAWNGEPGKWHALPPEQAPRAPCA comes from the coding sequence ATGACGCACGTGGTCACCGAGCAGTGCGTGCGGTGCAAGTTCACGGAGTGCGTCACCTACTGCCCCGTGGCCTGCTTCCGGGAGGCGGACACCTTCCTGGTCATCGACCCCGCGGAGTGCATCGACTGCGGGAACTGCGTGGAAGCGTGCCCCGCCGACGCGATCTACCCCGAGGGCGAACTGACCCCCGAGCTGCTGCCCGCACTCGAATGGAACGCCCGGCTCGCCGCCCGGCTCCCGCTGGCCACCACGCACATCGAGCCGTTGCCCGACGGTGAGGCGTGGAACGGCGAGCCCGGCAAGTGGCACGCCCTCCCGCCGGAGCAGGCACCGCGCGCCCCCTGCGCCTGA
- a CDS encoding alpha/beta hydrolase: protein MDPTAADVGVALTAEGGELFDLFRRPQGRSRARPDERTVIESARTGELRVNGQAVGTYGWGDGRRPVLLVHGWESRASRYAKLIAALVERGCSPVSFDAPGHGESGGDSTTLLEYQAIIAELHGEHGEFAAVVGHSFGALAAFLSMRGGVRAHRVVAVSPVPDFSYLFDTFCVAMKLSPELEREVRFRIERDLYPDVRDMWDRFSVLDGIEASPAPLLIVQDENDETVDPERAAGLAGAVGDRARLFTTRRFGHRRILGAPQVVAEIAAFVAATQVRTGADTEVMAG, encoded by the coding sequence ATGGATCCCACGGCGGCGGACGTCGGTGTGGCCCTGACCGCTGAAGGGGGAGAGCTGTTCGATCTCTTCCGGCGGCCGCAGGGCCGCAGCAGGGCCCGGCCCGACGAGCGGACGGTCATCGAGAGCGCGCGCACCGGCGAACTGCGCGTGAACGGGCAGGCGGTGGGCACCTACGGCTGGGGCGACGGCCGGCGGCCGGTGCTCCTCGTGCACGGCTGGGAATCGCGTGCGTCGCGCTACGCGAAGCTCATCGCCGCACTGGTCGAACGGGGCTGCAGCCCGGTCTCCTTCGACGCACCCGGGCACGGGGAGTCCGGCGGGGACAGCACGACCCTGCTGGAGTACCAGGCGATCATCGCTGAACTCCACGGCGAACACGGCGAGTTCGCGGCGGTGGTCGGTCACTCCTTCGGAGCTCTCGCGGCCTTCCTGTCCATGCGGGGAGGGGTGCGTGCCCACCGGGTCGTCGCGGTCAGTCCCGTGCCGGACTTCTCGTACCTCTTCGACACCTTCTGCGTGGCCATGAAGCTGAGCCCGGAGTTGGAGCGTGAGGTGCGGTTCCGCATCGAGCGGGACCTGTACCCGGACGTGCGGGACATGTGGGACCGCTTCTCGGTCCTGGACGGGATCGAGGCGTCGCCCGCCCCGCTCCTGATCGTGCAGGACGAGAACGACGAGACAGTCGATCCGGAGCGGGCGGCCGGCCTCGCCGGGGCCGTGGGTGACCGGGCCCGGCTGTTCACCACCCGGCGGTTCGGGCACCGGCGGATTCTCGGCGCGCCCCAAGTGGTGGCGGAGATCGCCGCGTTCGTCGCGGCAACCCAGGTCAGGACCGGAGCGGATACCGAGGTGATGGCGGGATGA